A stretch of the uncultured Desulfobacter sp. genome encodes the following:
- a CDS encoding ATP-binding protein has protein sequence MSLTSLFRQLKKGLACGLLRVLGLSDCQTGTLAQEIEAKEQVLDEQRREYRQLFESVPCLITVQNEALELIQFNRAFEEHFNPRIGDLCYHAYKNRSKPCANCPVLETFKDGKPHTSQQSGVTKNGQVCYWTLRTAPITGADGRVKAVMEIAVDITEQIIVEQQLIQAGKMATLGEMATGVAHELNQPLSVIKSASNYIMRKVKANESIPDEIMTTMTEEIDGQVNRAEKIINHLREFGRKSDAGKKKANVNRAIVKAFDMFKEQLKLRQIEVVQNLYNELPLILADENRLEQVFINLLINARDAIEERFEQEDQAGERAKKIFLTTRTFDKCVIIEIEDTGTGIPPAVADKIFEPFFTTKEPGKGTGLGLSIGYGIIKDYGGTITVDKGRMNGALFTIQFPFISQTD, from the coding sequence TTGAGTTTAACAAGCTTGTTTAGGCAATTGAAAAAAGGTCTTGCCTGCGGGTTGCTCCGGGTGTTAGGCCTTTCTGACTGCCAGACAGGTACCCTTGCCCAGGAGATTGAGGCCAAAGAACAGGTGCTTGATGAACAGCGCAGGGAATACCGGCAGTTGTTTGAGTCGGTGCCCTGTCTGATCACGGTTCAAAATGAAGCCCTTGAACTGATTCAGTTCAACAGGGCGTTTGAGGAACACTTCAATCCCAGGATCGGGGATTTATGCTATCACGCATATAAAAACAGGTCCAAACCCTGCGCCAACTGTCCTGTCTTAGAGACCTTCAAGGACGGCAAACCCCATACCAGCCAACAAAGCGGTGTCACAAAAAACGGACAAGTCTGCTATTGGACATTGAGAACCGCGCCCATCACCGGGGCTGACGGCAGGGTCAAGGCGGTGATGGAGATCGCTGTGGATATCACCGAACAGATTATAGTCGAGCAGCAACTGATTCAGGCAGGTAAAATGGCGACCTTGGGAGAAATGGCCACCGGTGTTGCCCATGAATTGAATCAGCCTTTGTCTGTGATCAAAAGTGCTTCTAATTATATCATGCGCAAGGTCAAGGCCAATGAATCGATTCCGGATGAGATCATGACCACCATGACCGAGGAGATTGACGGCCAGGTGAACCGGGCCGAAAAAATTATCAATCATCTGCGCGAATTCGGCAGAAAGTCTGATGCCGGAAAGAAAAAAGCCAATGTGAACAGGGCCATTGTCAAGGCCTTTGATATGTTCAAAGAACAGCTTAAATTGCGGCAGATTGAGGTGGTTCAGAATTTATATAATGAGTTGCCTTTGATACTGGCCGATGAGAACCGCCTGGAACAGGTGTTCATCAACCTGTTAATCAATGCCCGGGACGCCATTGAAGAACGGTTTGAGCAAGAAGACCAGGCAGGTGAGCGCGCCAAAAAAATATTTTTAACCACACGGACTTTCGACAAATGTGTAATTATTGAAATTGAAGATACGGGTACCGGTATCCCCCCCGCTGTTGCAGATAAAATATTTGAACCCTTTTTTACCACCAAAGAGCCGGGCAAAGGTACCGGTCTTGGCTTGTCAATCGGCTACGGCATTATCAAAGATTACGGCGGAACCATCACCGTTGACAAGGGCCGGATGAATGGGGCCTTGTTTACCATCCAGTTTCCTTTTATCTCCCAAACCGATTAA